From Paenibacillus graminis, a single genomic window includes:
- a CDS encoding Na+/H+ antiporter subunit E → MAVQILLNLMTAFLWMMLIGDGSGSGFAIGYLLGCAILLVLRRFLPEPLYLKRVWSIVKLLALFLRELVLSNFAVIRQILSPRLAVRPGIFAYETALRSDLEVTLLSCLICLTPGTLTLEVSASGQTLYIHAMDIEDAGQLSRQIEGTFEKAIMEVTRL, encoded by the coding sequence ATGGCTGTTCAAATCTTATTAAACCTGATGACTGCGTTTCTGTGGATGATGCTGATCGGCGACGGGTCAGGCTCAGGCTTTGCAATCGGCTATCTGCTGGGCTGCGCAATTCTGCTGGTGCTGCGCAGGTTCCTTCCTGAACCGTTATATTTGAAAAGGGTGTGGTCCATAGTGAAGCTGCTGGCGCTGTTTCTGCGGGAGCTGGTCCTGTCCAACTTCGCAGTTATCCGGCAAATCTTAAGTCCCAGACTGGCTGTCCGCCCGGGCATCTTCGCTTACGAAACCGCACTTCGGTCCGACCTTGAGGTCACTCTGCTCTCCTGCCTCATTTGTCTGACACCGGGGACCCTTACACTGGAAGTGTCGGCCAGCGGACAGACCCTATATATTCACGCTATGGATATTGAGGACGCCGGCCAGCTCTCCCGCCAGATCGAGGGAACCTTTGAAAAAGCAATCATGGAGGTGACCCGGCTATGA
- a CDS encoding Na(+)/H(+) antiporter subunit F1 has product MISVLLNISLVILALAMLACLYRLIQGPTRSDRIVALDTIGIHLLAVIAVLGMQQRTEDYIDMVLVIGILTFIGTAALARYIERDAVIEPGGDKLDR; this is encoded by the coding sequence ATGATTTCAGTACTGCTTAATATTTCGCTGGTGATCCTGGCACTGGCCATGCTGGCCTGCCTGTACAGGCTGATTCAAGGACCGACCCGTTCGGACCGGATTGTTGCGCTGGATACGATCGGCATCCACCTGCTGGCAGTGATCGCGGTGCTGGGCATGCAGCAGAGGACAGAGGATTATATTGATATGGTGCTTGTGATCGGAATTCTGACGTTTATCGGAACTGCGGCATTAGCCAGATACATTGAAAGAGACGCGGTTATCGAGCCTGGAGGTGATAAACTTGATCGGTGA
- the mnhG gene encoding monovalent cation/H(+) antiporter subunit G translates to MNLIGELLIAILVLLGALLCGLGAFGLVRLPDVYLRSHAATKSATLGVLCVLAGAFLFFFFYIEVVSIKLLLGIVFVFITSPVAGHLNGRAAYRSGVPLWKGSVQDDLKPVLKKRETKQTDTQHKLE, encoded by the coding sequence ATAAACTTGATCGGTGAGCTGCTAATTGCGATACTGGTATTGCTGGGGGCATTATTGTGCGGGCTTGGCGCGTTTGGGCTGGTCCGGCTCCCTGATGTCTATTTACGTTCCCATGCCGCCACCAAAAGCGCTACACTGGGTGTATTATGTGTGCTGGCAGGAGCCTTTCTATTTTTTTTCTTCTATATAGAAGTAGTCAGCATCAAACTGCTGCTCGGGATAGTATTCGTCTTCATCACTTCTCCGGTTGCAGGGCATCTGAATGGCCGTGCGGCTTACCGCTCGGGTGTGCCTTTATGGAAGGGCAGTGTGCAGGATGATCTGAAGCCGGTGCTCAAAAAGAGGGAGACGAAGCAGACTGACACACAGCATAAGTTAGAGTAA